One Rubripirellula reticaptiva genomic region harbors:
- the mdoH gene encoding glucans biosynthesis glucosyltransferase MdoH, with amino-acid sequence MIAKPIFATRVGVITSTVLVTTFASWQYATIVAGGSGTNGFELASIPAFALLFGWITFSFLLAFVGWMRLIRNTPMRNKTCRTDDNAIVDRDALSSTAVLMPVYNESPDRVFAGITAMLRSLAAAGNATTFDFYILSDTTDHEIWLKEEQAWGKLTDAHPEARVFYRHRRKNVARKAGNIADFCSRWGSHYPYMIVLDADSLVEGQTMIELVRRMDSDDQIGILQVPPTPIGRDSLFARVQQFASAAYGRVFVEGFAAWAGSQGNYWGHNAIIRVAPFLQHCDLPILPGKAPLGGEVLSHDFVEAALMLRSGWKVELATDLGGSYEECPPTLADYAIRDNRWCQGNLQHARLAISEGFHPLSRFHFSSGVMAYVASPIWLAFTALCIVGTVIDRMHVTPIESMSKPMIDALGLFVISMAMLLTPKVLALVSITADSELRSRFGGVTRTWIGGFAEMVCSILLSPIMALFHSRFVISTLLGRNIKWSAQQRSEHSVRWTEAIRQFAVFTLVGLIATALTAYAAPQLLIWFSPMLVGLLLSIPLAVVMGSGKMGRRFKRWGMLLIPEEIEPPAILMDRDHAYGIAATESLIDRPSLFETVIHDPEFHLLHRQIESTTGGDGELSVSQSKAIEAAFAEGGPSNIPVEVRSALLADLKTLRALHLESALRSHADLQSQT; translated from the coding sequence GTGATCGCTAAGCCGATTTTTGCCACTCGCGTCGGCGTGATTACGTCGACGGTGTTGGTCACCACGTTTGCGTCATGGCAGTACGCAACCATCGTTGCCGGTGGTTCGGGCACCAATGGGTTCGAACTGGCAAGCATTCCCGCGTTTGCGTTGCTGTTCGGCTGGATCACATTCTCGTTTCTGTTGGCGTTTGTGGGATGGATGCGATTGATTCGCAACACGCCGATGCGCAACAAAACCTGCCGCACCGACGACAACGCGATCGTCGATAGGGATGCCTTGTCGTCGACGGCGGTGTTGATGCCGGTCTACAACGAATCTCCTGACCGAGTGTTCGCGGGGATTACAGCGATGTTGCGTTCACTTGCTGCGGCGGGCAATGCGACCACCTTTGACTTCTATATCCTTAGTGACACGACCGATCACGAGATTTGGCTCAAGGAAGAACAAGCCTGGGGCAAACTGACGGACGCGCACCCAGAGGCTCGGGTCTTCTATCGCCACCGGCGTAAGAACGTCGCGCGCAAGGCAGGCAACATCGCTGATTTTTGTTCGCGTTGGGGCAGCCACTATCCTTACATGATCGTGCTGGACGCCGACAGTTTGGTCGAAGGGCAAACGATGATCGAATTGGTCCGTCGCATGGACTCGGACGATCAGATCGGCATCCTGCAAGTTCCGCCAACACCAATCGGTCGCGATTCGTTGTTCGCTCGGGTGCAACAATTTGCATCGGCTGCCTACGGACGCGTTTTTGTCGAAGGATTTGCTGCATGGGCAGGCAGCCAGGGCAACTACTGGGGGCACAATGCGATCATTCGCGTCGCTCCGTTTCTCCAGCACTGTGATCTACCGATCCTGCCTGGCAAAGCTCCCCTGGGTGGCGAAGTCCTGAGTCACGATTTTGTCGAGGCAGCGTTGATGCTGCGATCAGGCTGGAAGGTCGAATTGGCGACCGATCTGGGTGGCAGTTACGAAGAATGCCCGCCGACGCTGGCCGACTACGCGATTCGCGATAACCGCTGGTGCCAAGGTAATTTGCAACACGCTCGGCTTGCGATCAGCGAAGGGTTTCATCCGCTGTCTCGATTCCACTTTTCCTCGGGCGTGATGGCGTACGTCGCTTCGCCGATCTGGTTGGCGTTTACGGCGTTATGCATCGTGGGGACGGTGATCGATCGAATGCATGTCACCCCAATCGAGTCGATGTCGAAACCGATGATTGACGCACTGGGTTTGTTTGTGATTTCGATGGCCATGTTGTTAACTCCGAAAGTTCTGGCTCTCGTGTCGATCACCGCGGACTCGGAATTGCGTTCGCGTTTTGGAGGCGTGACGAGAACGTGGATCGGTGGATTTGCTGAAATGGTGTGTTCAATATTGCTTTCACCGATCATGGCTCTGTTTCATTCGCGGTTCGTGATTTCGACGTTGCTGGGTAGAAACATCAAGTGGTCCGCCCAACAGCGCAGCGAACATAGCGTGCGCTGGACCGAAGCGATCCGCCAGTTTGCCGTTTTCACTTTGGTCGGTTTGATCGCCACGGCTTTGACCGCTTACGCCGCCCCCCAGTTGCTAATTTGGTTTTCGCCGATGTTGGTCGGTTTACTGCTGTCGATTCCGCTTGCCGTCGTCATGGGCAGCGGCAAGATGGGTCGCCGATTCAAACGCTGGGGAATGCTGTTGATTCCGGAAGAAATCGAACCGCCGGCGATCCTAATGGATCGCGATCACGCGTACGGAATTGCGGCGACGGAATCGCTGATTGATCGACCGTCACTATTCGAAACGGTGATTCATGACCCGGAATTTCATCTGTTACACCGTCAAATCGAATCAACAACTGGTGGTGACGGCGAGCTGTCGGTAAGTCAATCCAAGGCGATCGAAGCCGCGTTTGCCGAGGGCGGTCCGAGCAACATCCCGGTGGAAGTTCGCTCGGCACTGTTGGCAGACCTAAAGACGCTGCGTGCATTGCATTTGGAATCCGCACTCCGTTCCCATGCGGATCTGCAATCGCAAACATAA
- a CDS encoding glucan biosynthesis protein — translation MTAESPGSPSALMLEQVSTFSQVRSFSDLDSLAGDTAAREFVNRGPIPPALAAFRYDDYVKISYKHEKATWWDNDSPFCMETFHQGFVQRDRVWLFASERDKNRLIPFSTDDFNYDLPDLDLDSIAGAGHAGIKLAGRIGNESAQEFLTFLGSSYFRGRSERSLYGASARGLAVNVATDGAEEFPFFRAFWVDQPKPGDTSITIRALLDSTSVAGAYEFILKPGTDQTRVSVKASLHFRRIPEKLAIAPLTSMWIWGDGLAGPPKDDRPACHDSDGLLIRTGDLKNSDWTWRAFSRSPYPSVSTFATDKLIGYGVMQRNTSFFHFGDYNAKYNERPSVFVTPAKNWGAGRVELFELPGAHEGIDNIGAYWIPDQPPTTDKPLRLEYTVDFFRGDHGDESNVARATSLEIDRSGKSIEMSVRFAGGQIDKIDSKANVEIQVKTIRGEAIRKDLQKTKTGDWLMTLALEPEEKAPMEVQATLQLDGKTLSETFVYLCPHQEPEFVYPDIYTR, via the coding sequence GTGACGGCCGAATCACCTGGATCACCCTCGGCATTGATGCTGGAACAAGTCTCGACTTTCTCGCAAGTTCGCTCGTTCAGCGATCTGGATTCACTCGCCGGCGACACGGCCGCTCGCGAATTTGTCAATCGTGGTCCGATCCCGCCAGCACTGGCTGCGTTTAGGTATGACGACTACGTCAAGATTTCTTACAAGCATGAAAAAGCAACTTGGTGGGACAACGATTCGCCTTTTTGCATGGAGACGTTTCACCAAGGATTTGTACAGCGAGATCGGGTGTGGTTGTTCGCATCCGAGCGAGACAAGAACCGATTGATTCCGTTTTCGACGGACGACTTCAACTACGACCTTCCGGATCTTGATTTAGATTCGATCGCAGGTGCTGGTCATGCGGGAATCAAGTTGGCCGGGCGAATCGGCAATGAATCAGCCCAAGAGTTTTTGACGTTCCTAGGTTCCAGCTATTTTCGTGGTCGTAGCGAACGATCCTTGTACGGTGCTTCGGCGCGAGGTTTGGCGGTCAATGTTGCAACCGATGGCGCCGAAGAGTTTCCTTTCTTTCGCGCGTTCTGGGTTGATCAGCCGAAACCTGGCGACACGTCGATCACCATTCGTGCGTTGTTAGATAGCACGTCAGTGGCGGGTGCTTACGAGTTCATTTTGAAACCTGGCACCGACCAGACTCGGGTCTCTGTCAAAGCGTCCTTGCACTTTCGCCGCATTCCCGAAAAGTTAGCGATCGCGCCGCTAACTAGCATGTGGATTTGGGGCGACGGCTTAGCAGGCCCGCCAAAGGATGACCGACCGGCCTGTCACGATTCGGATGGTTTATTGATTCGAACTGGCGACTTAAAAAACAGCGATTGGACGTGGCGTGCGTTTTCTCGCTCGCCGTATCCATCGGTCAGCACCTTTGCAACCGACAAGTTGATCGGTTACGGAGTGATGCAACGGAACACGTCCTTCTTTCACTTTGGCGACTACAACGCCAAGTACAACGAACGTCCTAGCGTGTTCGTGACACCGGCCAAGAACTGGGGCGCCGGTCGAGTCGAGCTGTTCGAGTTGCCCGGTGCCCACGAGGGGATCGATAACATCGGGGCGTACTGGATTCCGGACCAACCACCGACGACTGACAAACCGCTGCGTCTGGAATACACCGTCGACTTCTTTCGCGGTGACCACGGTGACGAGTCCAACGTGGCCCGGGCGACGTCGCTAGAAATTGACCGATCGGGAAAATCGATCGAAATGTCAGTCCGTTTCGCGGGTGGCCAGATCGACAAAATCGACTCCAAAGCCAACGTCGAAATTCAGGTCAAGACGATTCGTGGCGAGGCGATACGCAAAGATTTGCAGAAGACAAAAACCGGCGATTGGTTGATGACGTTGGCCCTGGAACCCGAGGAAAAAGCGCCAATGGAGGTCCAGGCGACCCTGCAATTGGACGGCAAAACGTTGTCGGAAACGTTTGTATACCTGTGTCCGCACCAAGAGCCCGAATTCGTGTATCCGGACATTTACACGCGTTAG
- the carA gene encoding glutamine-hydrolyzing carbamoyl-phosphate synthase small subunit, which yields MPLAKLALEDGTIYCGESFGAVGEVTGEVVFNTSMTGYQEILTDPSYRGQIITMTYPEIGNYGINDEDVEHSVPALSGFLVRQLSRIHSNYRSNTDLDSYLKKHNVIGLSGLDTRALVKHIRDAGAMRGVLSTEDLDDASLVAKAKAAPSLVGRDIVQEVMCKATTTWDERLDAWTETQIGSAVDSGNGAHVVCMDFGMKWNIPRHFASRGYRVTIVPGNTSAADIMKLNPDGVFLSNGPGDPEPLDYAIKTIAELLGKTPIFGICLGHQLLSLACGAKTFKLKFGHRGANQPVQDLTTKKVEITTQNHGFAVDADSMPDDLEITHLNLNDNTVAGVRHKKHPAFSVQYHPEAAAGPHDSHYLFERFQDLLSAAATS from the coding sequence ATGCCACTCGCAAAACTTGCTCTCGAAGACGGAACGATCTATTGCGGCGAATCGTTCGGCGCCGTTGGTGAAGTGACCGGCGAGGTCGTTTTCAACACCTCGATGACAGGGTACCAGGAAATCCTGACCGACCCCAGCTATCGCGGCCAAATCATCACGATGACCTACCCCGAGATCGGCAACTACGGCATCAACGATGAAGACGTCGAACACAGCGTTCCAGCTCTGTCCGGTTTCTTGGTTCGCCAACTGAGCCGAATCCACAGCAATTATCGTTCGAACACCGATCTGGATTCGTATCTCAAGAAGCACAACGTCATCGGTCTTTCCGGTCTCGACACACGAGCGCTTGTCAAACACATTCGCGACGCTGGCGCGATGCGTGGTGTCTTGTCGACCGAAGACCTGGACGACGCGTCGCTAGTTGCGAAAGCCAAAGCGGCTCCTAGCTTGGTCGGCCGCGACATCGTTCAAGAAGTGATGTGTAAAGCAACGACGACTTGGGACGAGCGGCTTGATGCTTGGACCGAAACCCAGATTGGTTCGGCCGTCGATTCCGGCAACGGTGCTCACGTGGTCTGCATGGACTTTGGCATGAAGTGGAACATTCCACGTCACTTCGCGTCGCGCGGTTACCGCGTCACGATCGTTCCGGGCAACACGTCCGCGGCCGACATCATGAAACTGAATCCCGACGGTGTGTTCTTATCCAACGGCCCTGGCGACCCCGAACCACTGGACTACGCGATCAAGACAATCGCCGAACTGCTGGGCAAGACGCCGATCTTTGGCATTTGCTTGGGCCACCAATTGCTGTCGCTTGCCTGCGGTGCAAAAACGTTCAAGTTGAAGTTTGGGCACCGCGGTGCGAATCAGCCGGTGCAAGATTTGACGACCAAAAAAGTCGAAATCACGACCCAAAATCATGGCTTCGCAGTCGATGCGGACTCGATGCCTGATGACTTGGAAATCACTCACCTGAACCTAAACGACAATACCGTCGCAGGCGTTCGTCACAAAAAGCACCCGGCATTCAGCGTCCAATACCATCCGGAAGCCGCTGCCGGCCCGCACGACAGCCATTACCTGTTCGAACGGTTCCAGGACCTGCTGTCGGCAGCCGCGACTAGCTAG
- the greA gene encoding transcription elongation factor GreA produces the protein MIESVPMTRAGYNKIKAEIERLESEIDICTEKIAEARAEGDLKENAEYHAQRENQGMLAAKVAQHKDKIARASIIDIASLPKNEVVFGCTVTVEDVAYGDEEQFTLVGAGEDDVNAGKVLVTSPFGQGLIGKKVGETAEIDAPAGKLKFKILKIEFLD, from the coding sequence ATGATCGAATCGGTACCCATGACACGAGCCGGCTACAACAAAATCAAGGCCGAAATCGAACGCTTGGAATCGGAAATTGATATCTGCACTGAAAAAATCGCCGAGGCACGCGCCGAAGGTGACTTGAAAGAGAATGCGGAGTATCACGCTCAGCGAGAAAACCAAGGCATGTTGGCGGCCAAAGTCGCGCAGCACAAAGACAAAATCGCCCGCGCTTCGATCATCGACATCGCGTCGCTGCCTAAGAACGAAGTTGTCTTTGGCTGTACCGTTACGGTTGAAGACGTGGCCTATGGTGACGAAGAACAGTTCACGCTGGTCGGCGCCGGTGAAGATGATGTCAACGCCGGCAAGGTCTTGGTGACCAGCCCGTTCGGGCAAGGGTTGATTGGCAAAAAAGTTGGCGAGACGGCCGAGATCGACGCCCCGGCCGGCAAGTTAAAGTTCAAGATTCTAAAGATCGAATTCTTGGACTGA
- the crtI gene encoding phytoene desaturase family protein, producing the protein MKRLRTCISSQSCWIRSIRGSPRAASSPTITDRSALHPQTSSCLGMSTVSARKVVVVGAGPGGLATAMQLAHAGCDVTLLERADRVGGRTSAIEADGFRFDIGPTFFLYPRVLAEIFQSVGRDLMEEIPMTRLDPQYRLTFAAGGQLDCTADMDEMDRQIAKISPADVGALRRYMDDNRVKLAKFRPILESPFNSVLDLMRPSLLAAAPHLHPLRSLGTELERYFLDPRLVIAFAFQAKYLGMSPYQCPSLFSILSFLEYEHGVWHPHGGCSRVSERMAEIAESMGVKIHLSEPVTSVEMQDRRVTALHTDQDRYDADAFVVNADFANWITTTIPNSFRKRWSDEKLAAKKYSCSTFMLYLGIDGVYENLPHHNIHIAKDYARNLREIEVDHVLSDDPSFYVQNASITDMSLAPPGQSALYVLVPVTHQHENVDWSLESDRFRNLTLDKLAAIGLDGIRDQIRFEHRITPDDWHNDYSIYKGATFNLAHNLGQMLHNRPHNRFEELDGVYLVGGGTHPGSGLPVIYESSRISSRLLLTDLRINTDFMSAGANECFDRPR; encoded by the coding sequence ATGAAACGTTTACGGACGTGCATATCGAGTCAATCGTGTTGGATCAGATCAATTCGGGGATCGCCGAGGGCGGCTTCTAGCCCTACGATTACAGATCGTTCTGCCCTTCACCCACAGACTTCTTCTTGTTTGGGAATGTCGACCGTGTCTGCTCGCAAAGTCGTAGTGGTTGGCGCGGGCCCGGGCGGCTTGGCAACGGCGATGCAACTTGCGCACGCTGGTTGCGATGTGACGCTGCTTGAACGAGCCGACCGAGTGGGCGGGCGAACGTCGGCGATCGAAGCCGACGGATTTCGATTCGACATCGGACCAACTTTCTTTTTGTACCCGCGAGTGCTCGCAGAGATCTTTCAATCAGTCGGTCGCGACCTGATGGAGGAGATCCCGATGACGCGGCTGGATCCGCAATATCGACTAACCTTTGCCGCCGGCGGACAACTCGATTGCACGGCCGACATGGACGAAATGGATCGTCAGATCGCGAAGATCTCGCCCGCCGATGTCGGCGCCCTGCGGCGATACATGGACGACAATCGGGTCAAGCTTGCCAAGTTTCGGCCGATCCTTGAATCGCCATTTAATTCAGTACTGGATCTGATGCGGCCATCGCTGTTGGCGGCCGCGCCGCATCTGCATCCACTGCGATCGCTTGGCACAGAACTCGAACGTTACTTTCTCGATCCACGATTGGTGATCGCGTTCGCATTCCAAGCCAAGTACCTAGGCATGTCGCCGTACCAGTGCCCCAGTCTGTTCAGTATCCTGTCGTTTCTCGAATACGAGCACGGTGTTTGGCATCCGCACGGCGGATGCAGCCGAGTCAGCGAACGAATGGCAGAAATCGCCGAATCAATGGGAGTGAAAATTCACCTCAGCGAACCCGTCACGTCGGTCGAAATGCAGGACCGCCGCGTCACGGCGCTACACACCGACCAAGACCGCTACGACGCTGATGCCTTCGTCGTCAATGCGGACTTTGCCAATTGGATCACGACCACGATTCCGAACAGCTTTCGCAAACGATGGAGTGATGAGAAGTTAGCGGCGAAGAAATACTCATGCAGCACATTCATGCTGTACCTTGGCATCGACGGCGTCTACGAAAACCTGCCGCATCACAACATTCACATCGCCAAAGACTATGCACGAAACTTACGCGAGATCGAAGTCGACCACGTGCTCAGCGACGATCCATCGTTCTATGTCCAAAATGCGTCGATCACCGACATGTCGCTGGCACCGCCCGGACAAAGCGCGTTGTATGTCTTGGTGCCCGTCACACACCAGCACGAGAATGTCGATTGGTCCCTCGAGTCGGACCGTTTCCGAAACTTGACGCTCGACAAGCTAGCCGCGATTGGGTTGGATGGCATTCGTGATCAGATTCGATTCGAGCATCGGATCACGCCTGACGACTGGCACAACGACTACTCGATCTACAAAGGAGCCACGTTCAACCTGGCACACAATCTGGGCCAGATGCTGCACAATCGGCCACACAATCGATTCGAAGAACTCGACGGCGTCTACCTAGTCGGTGGCGGAACTCATCCGGGCAGCGGCTTGCCAGTGATATACGAATCCAGTCGAATCAGCAGTCGATTGCTACTCACCGACCTAAGAATCAACACCGATTTTATGTCAGCCGGAGCAAACGAGTGCTTTGACCGTCCGCGGTAG
- a CDS encoding IS4 family transposase — protein MRPEFNESVSDVQRKLQSVSSLVLDFLLPQTEVLRICEELEFGFRDRVYNPMVVVWMFISQVLSADHSCQQAVSRFNAWRVARGLMRVSSETTSYCKARCRLPEELFERLLSWTALRCEQATNDAWLFRGRIVEMVDGWTVTMADTNANQQAYPQMKSQRPGCGFPIARMVGVFSLATGAIGFVALGPFRGKQTGETSLLRSILDRVLPGRILLADRYYASFWLLAQSEMRGIDLVARVHQLRLVDFRRGLKQGCLDQLVAYPKPGRPNWMNRDEYRLYPDFIFVRHLTYRVEQLGFRTRAITLATTLLDAEVYPAEELARLYSRRWQVELHIRSLKSQMQMDHLRCKSPQMVRKEIHCHMIGFNLVRAAMLASALKFKQCPTRLSFAGAMQAIDEFASSLRLRSGRREEQWGNLLETISELTVGHRPGRQEKRELKRRQKNYKLMTTPRNPNRNRFATAA, from the coding sequence ATGCGTCCTGAGTTTAACGAATCGGTTTCGGATGTGCAGCGCAAGCTGCAATCTGTCTCCTCACTGGTACTTGATTTCTTGCTTCCCCAAACTGAAGTGCTACGGATTTGCGAGGAACTCGAATTTGGGTTTCGAGATCGTGTCTATAACCCGATGGTGGTTGTTTGGATGTTCATTTCACAAGTTCTCTCAGCGGATCACAGTTGCCAGCAGGCCGTCTCGCGGTTCAACGCTTGGCGTGTTGCCCGCGGACTGATGCGAGTCAGTAGCGAGACCACGTCTTACTGCAAAGCGCGCTGCCGACTACCTGAAGAACTCTTCGAGCGACTGCTGAGTTGGACGGCACTGCGGTGCGAACAAGCAACCAATGATGCGTGGCTGTTCCGCGGGCGCATTGTCGAAATGGTCGATGGCTGGACGGTGACGATGGCCGACACGAATGCGAATCAACAGGCGTATCCGCAGATGAAGAGCCAGAGGCCGGGATGCGGATTTCCGATCGCGAGAATGGTCGGAGTCTTCTCGCTGGCCACCGGCGCGATCGGCTTCGTTGCGTTGGGTCCGTTCCGAGGAAAGCAAACGGGCGAGACATCTCTGCTGCGAAGCATTCTGGATCGTGTTTTGCCGGGCCGAATCCTACTTGCCGATCGCTATTACGCCAGCTTTTGGTTGTTGGCGCAGAGCGAGATGCGCGGCATCGACTTGGTCGCTCGTGTGCATCAGCTTCGTTTGGTCGACTTTCGCCGCGGACTCAAGCAGGGCTGTCTCGATCAATTGGTCGCTTATCCCAAGCCCGGTCGACCAAACTGGATGAACCGCGACGAGTACCGGCTATATCCCGATTTCATTTTCGTTCGGCACTTAACGTATCGCGTCGAGCAACTGGGCTTTCGCACGCGCGCGATCACGCTGGCGACAACCTTGCTCGATGCCGAAGTTTACCCGGCCGAAGAGCTTGCCCGTCTTTACAGCAGACGATGGCAAGTTGAACTGCACATTCGCAGCTTGAAATCACAGATGCAAATGGACCACCTCCGGTGCAAGAGTCCGCAAATGGTTCGTAAAGAAATTCATTGTCACATGATCGGCTTCAATTTGGTGCGAGCAGCGATGCTGGCGTCAGCCCTTAAATTCAAGCAGTGCCCAACGCGGCTGAGCTTCGCCGGCGCGATGCAGGCAATCGACGAGTTCGCATCGAGCTTGCGTCTGCGGTCGGGGCGGCGAGAAGAACAGTGGGGCAACCTGCTTGAAACGATCTCGGAGTTAACCGTGGGACACCGCCCAGGGCGTCAAGAAAAACGAGAACTCAAACGCCGGCAAAAGAACTACAAACTGATGACGACACCACGCAACCCGAACCGAAACCGTTTCGCCACAGCAGCTTAA
- a CDS encoding outer membrane protein assembly factor BamB family protein, which produces MSFPTKKTPVPFVRLGQVYAVRATRSGLVSWVTPFGEPFYSESLIVEDQVMLVSAYGRVFCMNVETGDLSWNAPATNIARLIGGIGDHVYAVTMGGSLTVLDRKTGATVSTFAEVRPGQALANRDTNRLYLVSDSGAVQCLRPLNSPLPKFNTTPDPEPVVEEEVEKVEEKEPSSPFDAGGMDPFGAGGDPSGAGGDPFGAGGGNADPFGAGGAGGDAMADPFGADPFGN; this is translated from the coding sequence GTGTCGTTCCCCACAAAAAAGACCCCCGTCCCCTTTGTTCGTCTCGGCCAAGTCTATGCCGTTCGTGCGACCCGCAGTGGCCTTGTCTCCTGGGTGACTCCGTTCGGCGAACCGTTCTACTCCGAATCGTTGATCGTCGAAGACCAAGTCATGCTGGTATCCGCCTACGGCCGTGTCTTTTGCATGAATGTCGAAACGGGTGATTTGTCGTGGAACGCCCCCGCAACCAACATCGCTCGCTTGATTGGCGGAATCGGTGACCATGTCTATGCCGTAACGATGGGCGGATCGCTGACGGTGTTGGATCGGAAAACGGGAGCAACGGTTTCAACATTTGCAGAAGTTCGACCGGGTCAGGCGTTAGCCAATCGAGACACGAACCGACTGTATTTGGTCAGTGATTCGGGGGCCGTTCAGTGCCTGCGGCCGCTGAATTCACCATTGCCTAAATTCAACACGACGCCGGATCCAGAGCCGGTGGTGGAAGAAGAAGTCGAAAAGGTCGAGGAAAAGGAACCTTCCAGCCCATTCGATGCAGGCGGAATGGATCCCTTTGGCGCGGGCGGCGATCCGTCTGGCGCCGGTGGTGACCCGTTTGGTGCCGGCGGTGGCAACGCGGATCCGTTTGGTGCCGGTGGCGCCGGCGGCGACGCAATGGCCGATCCCTTCGGTGCCGACCCGTTCGGAAACTAA